From the Lolium rigidum isolate FL_2022 chromosome 2, APGP_CSIRO_Lrig_0.1, whole genome shotgun sequence genome, one window contains:
- the LOC124688447 gene encoding uncharacterized protein LOC124688447: MELLLFPSRATITGRLLPTCPLRRAGATSFRPQSSSGNVEATTDTTATTASVAKNRQEWRAGGTTFGLGLDLSEEMRREMLWRMLVPPAAAVAAEAVFLAVLNSGAAVVDAPAWAGKAGSAVLFVAGLLGSQYGFFSSRWGVGEEAGSVVGWKLAVRHWSALSVVRGSSVEEDHDEEEEDDDDEWEYYDDDEEEEDD, translated from the coding sequence ATGGAGCTGCTCCTTTTCCCTTCTCGAGCCACCATCACCGGCCGCCTCCTTCCAACCTGCCccctccgccgcgccggcgcGACCTCGTTCCGTCCACAGTCCAGCTCCGGCAACGTCGAGGCCACCACCGACACTACGGCGACGACAGCGTCCGTGGCCAAGAACCGCCAAGAATGGCGCGCGGGCGGGACGACGTTCGGGCTGGGCCTGGACCTGTCCGAGGAGATGAGGCGGGAGATGCTGTGGCGGATGCTggtgccgcccgcggcggcggtggcggcggaggccgtgTTTCTGGCGGTGCTCAACAGCGGCGCGGCTGTGGTGGACGCGCCCGCGTGGGCCGGGAAAGCGGGCTCGGCGGTGCTGTTCGTGGCTGGGCTGCTCGGGTCCCAGTACGGGTTCTTCTCGTCGAGGTGGGGCGTCGGGGAGGAGGCGGGGTCCGTGGTCGGCTGGAAGCTCGCCGTCCGGCACTGGAGCGCGCTCTCCGTGGTCAGGGGTTCGTCAGTAGAAGAAGaccacgatgaggaggaggaggacgacgacgatgagtggGAGTActacgacgatgatgaggaggaagaagatgactga
- the LOC124693206 gene encoding probable cyclic nucleotide-gated ion channel 20, chloroplastic, whose amino-acid sequence MADQERDDIPMLLRNVELPKFPRSTSMCMPMRDEDYEEDTYVPHTGPLSSQPPAQTASGNPFVGRRTPDRPPRHPQVKPVSKPQAVMPEEAGGNRWSHGGDGPKNEHLMMSGPLGQCDNPDCVNCPPACKNKRYFQRAPHHFDNKLHNILYAHQRGWKKSIERFLSYIPIMNPHAKVVQQWNQFFVISCLVAIFIDPLFFFLLSVQKDNKCIVLNWKFATGLAVVRSVSDAIYFMHMLLQFRLAYVAPESRVVGAGDLVDEPKKIAVHYLRGHFLLDFFVLLPLPQVMILVVIPRYVGLSTADIAKNYLRVTVLLQYVPRILRFVPLLGGNQSATGFIFESAWANFVINLLMFVMSGHVVGSCWYLFGLQRVNQCLQNACSASKIPSCEVFRDCGRDFDTVGQPGLNWQKWYNDSASTSCFSTGDGSTFKYGIYQEAVLLATKRSAITRYIYSLFWGFQQISTLAGNLVPSYFEGEVLFTMAIVGLGLLLFALLIGNMQNFLQALGSRKLEMQLRRRDVEKWMSHRRLPEELRRRVRHAERFTWAATQGVNEEELLSNLPEDIQRDIRRHFFRFLNKVRLFTLMDWPILDAICDKLRQNLYISGSDILYQGGPVDKMVFIVRGKLESISADGSRAPLHDGDVCGEELLTWYLEHSSANKDGGKSRFHGMRLVAIRTVTCLTNVEAFVLRASDLEQVTSQFARFLRNPRVQGAIRYESPYWRTIAAARIQVAWRYRKRRLKRAERSRPSEEPDRKPTWSHYAFQH is encoded by the exons ATGGCCGACCAGGAGCGAGATGACATCCCGATGCTGCTACGAAACGTGGAGCTCCCAAAATTCCCCCGGAGCACGTCGATGTGCATGCCGATGAGGGACGAGGACTACGAGGAGGACACCTACGTGCCCCACACCGGCCCTCTGTCCAGCCAGCCGCCGGCCCAGACTGCGTCGGGCAATCCGTTTGTCGGCAGGCGCACGCCGGACAGGCCGCCGCGGCACCCGCAGGTGAAGCCGGTCAGCAAGCCGCAGGCTGTCATGCCGGAGGAGGCTGGGGGGAACAGGTGGTCTCACGGTGGGGATGGTCCCAAGAATGAGCATCTGATGATGTCTGGGCCTTTGGGGCAGTGCGATAATCCGGATTGTGTTAACTGCCCTCCCGCGTGCAAGAACAAGAGATATTTCCAGAGAGCTCCGCATCATTTTGACAATAAG CTCCATAACATTCTCTATGCTCACCAACGTGGGTGGAAGAAGAGCATTGAGCGTTTCCTTTCATACATCCCGATCATGAATCCACACGCCAAGGTTGTTCAACAGTGGAACCAATTCTTTGTGATATCTTGCCTGGTTGCCATCTTCATAGATCCTCTGTTCTTCTTCCTATTGTCAGTACAAAAG GATAACAAATGCATAGTGTTGAACTGGAAGTTCGCTACAGGGCTTGCCGTTGTGAGAAGTGTTTCTGATGCTATTTATTTTATGCACATGCTTCTTCAG TTCAGACTGGCTTATGTGGCTCCAGAGTCGAGAGTCGTGGGAGCTGGAGATTTAGTTGATGAGCCAAAGAAAATTGCTGTTCATTATCTCCGGGGACATTTTTTACTTGATTTCTTCGTCCTGCTTCCACTTCCTCAG GTGATGATATTGGTAGTCATTCCTAGATATGTTGGGTTATCAACAGCAGACATCGCCAAGAATTATTTGCGTGTCACTGTTCTTCTTCAGTATGTCCCCCGCATCCTCAGATTTGTACCATTGCTTGGTGGCAATCAGTCTGCCACTGGATTCATATTTGAGTCAGCATGGGCTAATTTTGTGATCAACCTTCTAATGTTTGTTATGTCGGGACATGTTGTTGGTTCATGTTGGTACCTTTTCGGATTACAG AGGGTTAACCAATGCCTACAAAATGCCTGTTCCGCATCCAAAATTCCATCCTGTGAGGTTTTTCGAGACTGCGGACGCGACTTTGATACTGTGGGGCAACCTGGGTTAAATTGGCAGAAGTGGTATAATGATTCTGCCTCAACATCATGTTTCAGTACTGGAGATGGTTCTACTTTCAAATACGGCATTTATCAGGAAGCTGTTCTGCTGGCTACAAAACGCAGTGCTATTACACGTTATATATATTCATTATTTTGGGGGTTTCAG CAAATAAGCACTTTAGCtggaaatcttgtcccaagttacTTCGAAGGAGAAGTTCTCTTCACTATGGCTATTGTTGGTTTGGGACTGCTGCTTTTTGCACTACTTATCGGAAACATGCAAAATTTTCTCCAGGCTCTTGGAAGTCG GAAACTGGAAATGCAACTTCGACGGCGTGATGTTGAGAAGTGGATGAGCCATAGACGATTGCCTGAAGAATTGAGAAG GAGGGTTAGACATGCAGAAAGGTTCACCTGGGCAGCTACTCAAGGAGTAAACGAAGAGGAGCTTTTAAGTAATTTACCAGAAGATATCCAAAGGGACATACGGCGACACTTCTTTAGATTCCTTAATAAG GTTCGATTGTTCACCTTGATGGATTGGCCAATCTTGGATGCTATCTGTGACAAATTAAGACAAAACTTATATATCAGTGGGAGTGACATCCTTTATCAAGGTGGCCCTGTTGACAAAATGGTTTTCATAGTGAGAGGTAAGTTAGAAAGCATCAGCGCTGATGGTAGCAGGGCTCCATTACATGATGGAGATGTATGTGGAGAGGAGCTCCTCACATGGTACTTGGAACACTCTTCAGCAAATAAAG ATGGCGGGAAAAGCAGATTCCATGGTATGCGCTTGGTTGCTATTCGTACTGTGACATGTTTAACAAATGTTGAAGCTTTTGTACTTAGAGCAAGTGACCTCGAACAAGTCACTTCCCAGTTTGCACGGTTCTTGCGTAATCCACGAGTGCAGGGAGCCATCAG GTATGAATCGCCCTACTGGAGGACCATTGCTGCAGCGCGCATCCAAGTTGCATGGAGGTACCGTAAGAGGCGACTAAAGCGGGCAGAAAGATCAAGGCCGAGCGAAGAACCTGATCGTAAACCTACATGGTCTCATTATGCTTTTCAGCATTGA
- the LOC124690721 gene encoding putative F-box only protein 15 — translation MDDGEPAPPAAQRQSKKKSMPHIPHELVEVILSHLPVESLLRFSRVCKAWRSTISLHASVKPCLLISPQTLRDGKVHSDTVILYRWEDSRQGAALPVVHATDMSSDVIMHGLAHCDGLILLPSEAAVRVLNPATRRTLTLPWSPGAEPPPPGPNVPLYHQSFGFGHDPRSNAYKVARFFYRSIYAPGSGECLYTTGMEVFTIGTDQHWRETTKDPPYPVFTRHTATFYKGSLLWSIDERVLGHKPPGFLRFSLEDEAFGVMPPPPSCYRRLYYVWCALAELRGELCLAFKGANMKTIELWMCDNTMNPQWNQRYSINAISCSPPYFNPIAVFDDEIVFKDWHFSTRRYNLKTKTYQDEFHMKDLQYHNPITGMLGYQGRRFAYFDVIPYTPSLVPI, via the coding sequence AtggacgacggcgagccggcACCGCCAGCAGCCCAGAGGCAGAGCAAGAAGAAGAGTATGCCGCACATACCTCACGAGCTCGTCGAGGTGATCCTGTCCCATCTGCCGGTGGAGTCCCTGCTGCGGTTCAGCCGCGTCTGCAAGGCGTGGCGATCCACCATCTCCCTCCACGCGTCCGTGAAGCCATGCCTGCTCATCTCACCCCAGACGCTACGGGACGGCAAGGTGCACTCGGACACAGTCATCCTGTACAGGTGGGAGGACAGCCGGCAGGGCGCCGCCCTTCCCGTCGTGCACGCCACCGACATGTCCTCCGACGTGATTATGCACGGGCTCGCGCACTGCGACGGGCTGATCCTGCTGCCCAGCGAGGCCGCCGTGCGCGTCCTCAACCCGGCAACACGGCGCACCTTAACACTACCGTGGAGCCCCGGCGCCGAGCCACCGCCACCAGGGCCCAACGTCCCCCTCTACCACCAGTCGTTCGGTTTCGGGCATGACCCTCGCTCTAACGCCTATAAAGTGGCTCGTTTCTTCTACCGTTCTATCTACGCGCCTGGGTCAGGCGAGTGTCTCTACACCACCGGGATGGAAGTGTTCACTATTGGAACCGACCAGCATTGGCGTGAGACGACAAAAGATCCGCCATACCCTGTGTTCACAAGACATACGGCGACCTTCTACAAGGGCTCTCTTCTCTGGTCCATCGACGAGCGTGTCCTCGGCCACAAACCGCCAGGTTTCCTCCGTTTTAGCTTGGAAGACGAGGCGTTTGGGGTTATGCCGCCGCCACCTTCTTGCTATCGGAGGCTGTACTACGTATGGTGCGCTTTAGCTGAGCTACGTGGGGAGCTTTGTTTGGCGTTTAAAGGGGCCAACATGAAGACAATCGAGTTGTGGATGTGCGACAACACCATGAACCCACAATGGAATCAACGTTACAGCATCAATGCTATATCGTGCAGTCCCCCTTATTTCAATCCAATTGCCGTATTTGATGATGAGATAGTTTTTAAGGACTGGCATTTTAGTACCAGACGTTACAATCTCAAAACCAAAACTTACCAGGATGAGTTCCATATGAAGGACTTGCAGTATCACAATCCAATCACAGGCATGCTTGGATACCAAGGGAGGCGCTTCGCCTACTTTGACGTGATCCCCTACACTCCAAGCCTCGTTCCAATCTAG